A region from the Drosophila takahashii strain IR98-3 E-12201 chromosome 2L, DtakHiC1v2, whole genome shotgun sequence genome encodes:
- the LOC108057758 gene encoding C-type lectin 37Da-like yields MFQKLTGLCVLLGALSLCAAYKITPNIIDGVPGFLNITTAPFVKIGSDYYLIVREDVNWYAAYESCRQKDAFLISFDDLEELNLIAQYLVDTDADVSYWTSGADLAEQDKHKWFSNGRALSSDLWLPGEPNNSGNVERCVEFGIRLEVPGLNDRNCIRLNSYICKAPQPKTASFIVW; encoded by the exons ATGTTCCAAAAGCTAACTGGACTGTGCGTTCTTTTGGGAGCACTTTCCCTGTGTGCGGCCTACAAAATAACACCGAATATTATCGATG GAGTTCCCGGTTTCCTGAATATAACTACTGCTCCGTTCGTGAAGATCGGATCAGATTATTACTTGATTGTAAGAGAGGATGTTAATTGGTATGCTGCCTACGAATCTTGTCGGCAAAAGGATGCATTCTTAATCTCGTTTGACGACTTGGAGGAATTGAATCTGATAGCTCAGTATCTTGTAGATACGGATGCCGATGTATCTTATTGGACGTCTGGCGCAGACTTGGCGGAGCAGGATAAACACAAATGGTTTTCAAATGGGCGAGCCTTGTCTTCGGATTTGTGGCTTCCGGGAGAACCAAATAATTCTGGAAACGTGGAGCGTTGCGTTGAATTTGGTATTCGCCTGGAAGTGCCAGGTTTGAATGACAGGAACTGCATCCGACTTAATTCATATATTTGCAAGGCGCCCCAGCCAAAAACCGCTTCTTTTATAGTCTGGTAG
- the LOC123003178 gene encoding C-type lectin 37Da-like encodes MFLKLTGLCAFLGILSLSGAYKITPNVIDGVPGFLNITTAPFVKIGSEYYLIKSNAVNWYAAYENCRDLDAELVAFKSLEEFHLIAQYLRENNLINKLYWTAGTDLAEQDKHVWFSNGQPLSSDLWLPGEPNNRNNVEHCDEIQVRSEERQGLNDRDCSVLNHYICKAAQPKTASFIIW; translated from the exons atgtttctaAAGCTTACTGGACTCTGTGCTTTCTTGGGAATACTTTCCCTGTCTGGGGCCTACAAAATAACGCCGAATGTTATTGATG GAGTTCCTGGGTTCCTGAATATAACCACTGCTCCATTCGTAAAGATCGGATCTGAATATTACTTGATTAAAAGTAATGCTGTAAATTGGTATGCTGCCTACGAAAATTGTCGAGATCTGGATGCAGAATTAGTCGCGTTCAAGAGTTTAGAAGAATTTCATCTGATAGCTCAGTACCTTAGGGAGAACAATTTgattaataaattgtattgGACTGCTGGCACTGATTTGGCGGAGCAGGATAAACACGTTTGGTTTTCGAACGGGCAACCTTTATCTTCGGATCTGTGGTTACCTGGGGAGCCAAATAATCGAAATAATGTGGAACACTGCGATGAAATACAAGTCCGTTCGGAAGAGAGACAGGGACTGAATGATAGGGACTGTTCTGTTCTGAATCACTATATTTGCAAGGCGGCACAGCCAAAGACAGCTTCTTTCATAATCTGGTAG